In the Macrobrachium rosenbergii isolate ZJJX-2024 chromosome 23, ASM4041242v1, whole genome shotgun sequence genome, one interval contains:
- the LOC136851479 gene encoding uncharacterized protein has translation MASRPPTRFPLSRPLLLPPPAGRAFRLSPTAGGEDLPNRFPPTRGVGAECPYDHSPTPGGVALLRRHSPTPEGAGDSSRPSPTLGGGGAALPNRPSPTLGGAPPQQSLYPTAGGGGGGGGGAALPNRPSPTLGGPALPNRPSPTLGGPALPNRPSPTTGEPLRHLRAKRRPPNSQTSSPAGTAAGNSSRGSDSASTGPSTSRSTISPA, from the coding sequence ATGGCCAGCCGTCCTCCAACGAGGTTTCCCCTCAGTCGtccacttcttcttcctcctccagcGGGTCGAGCCTTCCGCCTCTCTCCAACGGCAGGAGGAGAGGATCTTCCCAACCGGTTTCCTCCAACGCGGGGCGTAGGGGCAGAGTGCCCCTACGATCACTCTCCAACACCAGGAGGAGTGGCTCTCCTCCGCAGGCATTCCCCAACACCAGAAGGGGCAGGAGACTCCTCCCGTCCTTCTCCAacactaggaggaggaggagcggctCTCCCCAACAGGCCTTCTCCAACACTAGGAGGAGCGCCTCCCCAACAGAGCCTTTATCcaacagcaggaggaggagggggaggaggaggaggagcggctCTCCCCAACAGGCCTTCTCCAACACTAGGAGGACCGGCTCTCCCCAACAGGCCTTCTCCAACACTAGGAGGACCGGCTCTCCCCAACAGGCCTTCTCCAACAACCGGGGAACCACTTCGACACCTGAGGGCCAAGAGGCGCCCTCCGAACAGCCAAACCAGTTCCCCTGCAGGAACTGCGGCAGGAAATTCGAGTCGAGGGAGCGACTCGGCATCCACAGGTCCGTCCACTTCCAGGAGCACAATTTCTCCTGCCTGA
- the LOC136851480 gene encoding E3 ubiquitin-protein ligase TRIM21-like isoform X1 — translation MDALFLCELCQGHMGTTDKQPRVLSCGHTFCSLCVLSFSKGGRCVCPTCSRQHYSKASLEIPVNHAFVRIIRAERSSAGRNFKNGEKPLQNAGKCYRHGAYCTLWCKSCKEWICLDCSLLSHSLIHCEVLAFNEAVNYIKLEEDCSIRRAVELFDSNAFKHREKQSDLRGMREKHRIMVKELQCLATKHQEAAAEIEKQISLIDRSLTEGLSTLLTLLESQGLLLAAQTLQELLASRRLSQIYQSKILDWHDSGLVDDTREIVISKKLQKSTNAAISLVKCFMASSNSTTIRSAVRELAAVSAEEEPDVTETLNRIMEDPAWENVLEEVDIEWLFEGNPLSSLTNGHAQQKSGHSTISEESSVRVEKLIDLSTGEVKKKKKKEEEEEEEEEEEERRRRKQF, via the exons ATGGATGCCCTTTTTCTGTGCGAATTATGTCAAGGTCACATGGGAACGACTGATAAGCAGCCTCGAGTACTCAGCTGTGGCCATACGTTTTGCTCTCTCTGCGTTCTCAGCTTCTCCAAAGGAGGGAGATGTGTCTGTCCTACGTGCAGTCGTCAACACTATTCAAAAGCCTCACTCGAAATACCTGTAAACCACGCCTTTGTCAGAATCATACGGGCCGAGAGGTCGTCCGCTGGCAGGAATTTCAAAAACG GGGAAAAACCACTCCAGAATGCCGGAAAGTGCTACAGACACGGAGCATATTGCACTCTCTGGTGCAAAAGTTGCAAAGAGTGGATTTGCCTGGACTGTTCCTTGCTCAGTCATTCACTAATACACTGTGAGGTCCTTGCATTTAACGAAGCAGTTAACTATATCAAGCTGGAGGAAGATTGCTCCATCAGGAGAGCTGTCGAGTTGTTTGACAGCAATGCCTTCAAGCACCGTGAGAAGCAGTCCGACCtcagaggaatgagagagaagcaCAGAATCATGGTCAAGGAGCTACAGTGCCTCGCGACAAAGCACCAAGAGGCGGCTGCAGAAATCGAGAAACAGATTAGTCTCATTGACAGGAGTCTTACTGAAGGACTTTCAACTCTGCTGACGCTGCTGGAATCGCAGGGTCTGTTGCTGGCAGCCCAGACTTTGCAAGAGCTTTTGGCATCACGTCGCTTGTCCCAGATATACCAGAGCAAGATCTTGGATTGGCACGACTCTGGGCTTGTAGACGACACTAGAGAGATAGTCATTTCTAAAAAG TTGCAGAAATCCACCAATGCTGCCATATCTCTTGTGAAGTGTTTCATGGCTTCGTCCAACAGCACGACGATTAGATCGGCCGTGAGGGAACTGGCTGCTGTGTCAGCAGAG GAAGAGCCTGATGTAACAGAGACACTGAATCGCATAATGGAAGATCCTGCGTGGGAGAATGTCTTAGAGGAAGTTGATATTGAGTGGCTATTTGAAGGTAATCCTCTGTCCTCCCTGACAAATGGACACGCCCAGCAAAAATCGGGACATTCTACAATCTCCGAAGAGAGTTCGGTTCGTGTTGAGAAACTGATCGATCTGTCTACCGgagaagtaaagaagaagaagaagaaggaggaggaggaggaggaggaggaggaggaggaggagaggaggaggaggaaacagttCTAA
- the LOC136851480 gene encoding E3 ubiquitin-protein ligase TRIM21-like isoform X2 has protein sequence MDALFLCELCQGHMGTTDKQPRVLSCGHTFCSLCVLSFSKGGRCVCPTCSRQHYSKASLEIPVNHAFVRIIRAERSSAGRNFKNGEKPLQNAGKCYRHGAYCTLWCKSCKEWICLDCSLLSHSLIHCEVLAFNEAVNYIKLEEDCSIRRAVELFDSNAFKHREKQSDLRGMREKHRIMVKELQCLATKHQEAAAEIEKQISLIDRSLTEGLSTLLTLLESQGLLLAAQTLQELLASRRLSQIYQSKILDWHDSGLVDDTREIVISKKKSTNAAISLVKCFMASSNSTTIRSAVRELAAVSAEEEPDVTETLNRIMEDPAWENVLEEVDIEWLFEGNPLSSLTNGHAQQKSGHSTISEESSVRVEKLIDLSTGEVKKKKKKEEEEEEEEEEEERRRRKQF, from the exons ATGGATGCCCTTTTTCTGTGCGAATTATGTCAAGGTCACATGGGAACGACTGATAAGCAGCCTCGAGTACTCAGCTGTGGCCATACGTTTTGCTCTCTCTGCGTTCTCAGCTTCTCCAAAGGAGGGAGATGTGTCTGTCCTACGTGCAGTCGTCAACACTATTCAAAAGCCTCACTCGAAATACCTGTAAACCACGCCTTTGTCAGAATCATACGGGCCGAGAGGTCGTCCGCTGGCAGGAATTTCAAAAACG GGGAAAAACCACTCCAGAATGCCGGAAAGTGCTACAGACACGGAGCATATTGCACTCTCTGGTGCAAAAGTTGCAAAGAGTGGATTTGCCTGGACTGTTCCTTGCTCAGTCATTCACTAATACACTGTGAGGTCCTTGCATTTAACGAAGCAGTTAACTATATCAAGCTGGAGGAAGATTGCTCCATCAGGAGAGCTGTCGAGTTGTTTGACAGCAATGCCTTCAAGCACCGTGAGAAGCAGTCCGACCtcagaggaatgagagagaagcaCAGAATCATGGTCAAGGAGCTACAGTGCCTCGCGACAAAGCACCAAGAGGCGGCTGCAGAAATCGAGAAACAGATTAGTCTCATTGACAGGAGTCTTACTGAAGGACTTTCAACTCTGCTGACGCTGCTGGAATCGCAGGGTCTGTTGCTGGCAGCCCAGACTTTGCAAGAGCTTTTGGCATCACGTCGCTTGTCCCAGATATACCAGAGCAAGATCTTGGATTGGCACGACTCTGGGCTTGTAGACGACACTAGAGAGATAGTCATTTCTAAAAAG AAATCCACCAATGCTGCCATATCTCTTGTGAAGTGTTTCATGGCTTCGTCCAACAGCACGACGATTAGATCGGCCGTGAGGGAACTGGCTGCTGTGTCAGCAGAG GAAGAGCCTGATGTAACAGAGACACTGAATCGCATAATGGAAGATCCTGCGTGGGAGAATGTCTTAGAGGAAGTTGATATTGAGTGGCTATTTGAAGGTAATCCTCTGTCCTCCCTGACAAATGGACACGCCCAGCAAAAATCGGGACATTCTACAATCTCCGAAGAGAGTTCGGTTCGTGTTGAGAAACTGATCGATCTGTCTACCGgagaagtaaagaagaagaagaagaaggaggaggaggaggaggaggaggaggaggaggaggagaggaggaggaggaaacagttCTAA